A window of Oceanotoga teriensis contains these coding sequences:
- a CDS encoding ABC transporter substrate-binding protein, producing the protein MRKTFLVFLMLTALVLSFAAVKNPNVIVKSVIGEPETLDPAYAYDNASGEVINNISENLIAYDGEHLTKFIPMLSTVVPSVENGLMSEDGLTYSFKIRKGVKFHNGETLTPEDVEYSFERNLLASQFGGPMWMLLEPLTGVQYLEDLVPSYVGAADWADIFDENNEPKAMYKDKLIKFYEEVIDPVVEVNGDMITFKLAMPYGPFLNVLAQNSNWSTITNAKWAKEQGAWDGKADGWWKWHNLRTEDATFYANYMGTGPFKLVEWDRTQRKVVLERFNDYWREPAKVEKVIIQVMEEWSTSKAALEAGDVDILTPDQQYMSQLRGREKEGITTVEGLTTISSDVIGVLWTINPDSKYIGSGKLDGQGIPINFFAEPNVRKGFQASFDYLNFIKMTLEGQGLQIPSALPKGLLGYSENSDKPEFNLDKATSYFKRAYRGQLWNRGFKMTLTYNSGNDTRKTAMEILRDNLAKINPKFQVEVRAVQWADYVAQRRSKTAPINFFSWQADYPDPHNFIATYYNSDAGYYGAFMGEDYAKFAKTPQAAFGGISLNDYIDMALKEANTEKRQAMYEKITDFVVDNAINIPTYQVYSRKAMRTWLKGWSRNPMQGNNEYFYPMYKAE; encoded by the coding sequence ATGAGAAAAACATTTTTGGTTTTTTTAATGCTAACAGCTCTTGTGTTATCTTTTGCAGCTGTTAAAAATCCTAATGTTATAGTAAAGAGTGTTATTGGAGAACCTGAAACATTAGATCCAGCATATGCATATGATAATGCAAGTGGAGAAGTTATAAATAATATAAGTGAAAATCTAATAGCTTATGATGGTGAACATTTAACTAAATTTATTCCTATGTTGTCAACTGTTGTTCCTTCAGTTGAAAATGGATTAATGAGTGAAGATGGATTAACTTATTCTTTCAAAATTAGAAAAGGAGTAAAGTTCCACAATGGTGAAACTTTAACTCCAGAAGATGTTGAATATTCTTTTGAAAGAAATCTTTTAGCTTCTCAATTTGGAGGACCAATGTGGATGTTACTTGAACCATTAACAGGAGTTCAATACTTAGAAGATTTAGTTCCTTCATATGTTGGTGCAGCTGATTGGGCAGATATTTTTGATGAAAATAATGAACCAAAAGCTATGTACAAAGATAAGCTCATAAAATTTTATGAAGAAGTCATAGATCCAGTAGTAGAAGTTAATGGAGATATGATTACATTTAAATTAGCTATGCCTTATGGTCCTTTTTTAAATGTTTTAGCTCAGAATTCAAATTGGAGTACTATAACCAATGCAAAATGGGCTAAAGAACAAGGTGCATGGGATGGTAAAGCTGATGGATGGTGGAAATGGCATAATTTAAGAACAGAAGATGCTACTTTCTATGCAAATTATATGGGAACAGGACCATTCAAACTCGTTGAATGGGATAGAACACAAAGAAAAGTTGTTTTAGAAAGATTTAATGATTATTGGAGAGAACCTGCAAAGGTTGAAAAAGTTATCATTCAAGTTATGGAAGAATGGTCAACTTCAAAAGCAGCACTTGAAGCAGGAGATGTTGATATATTAACTCCAGATCAACAGTATATGTCTCAATTAAGAGGAAGAGAAAAAGAGGGTATAACTACAGTAGAAGGTTTAACTACAATTTCGAGTGATGTAATAGGTGTTTTATGGACCATAAATCCAGATTCTAAATATATAGGATCAGGAAAACTCGATGGACAAGGAATACCTATAAATTTCTTTGCTGAACCTAATGTAAGAAAGGGATTTCAAGCATCATTTGATTATTTGAACTTTATAAAAATGACTCTTGAAGGACAGGGTTTACAAATACCATCTGCATTACCTAAAGGGTTATTAGGATATTCAGAAAATTCCGATAAACCTGAATTTAACCTTGATAAAGCAACATCTTATTTTAAGAGAGCTTATAGAGGTCAGTTATGGAACAGAGGATTTAAAATGACTCTTACATATAATTCAGGTAATGATACAAGAAAAACAGCAATGGAAATTTTAAGAGATAACTTAGCTAAAATAAATCCAAAATTCCAAGTAGAAGTTAGAGCTGTACAATGGGCGGATTATGTTGCTCAAAGAAGATCAAAAACAGCGCCAATAAACTTCTTCTCATGGCAAGCAGATTATCCAGATCCACATAATTTTATTGCAACATATTATAATTCTGATGCTGGATATTATGGAGCATTTATGGGCGAAGATTATGCCAAATTTGCAAAAACACCACAGGCAGCATTTGGAGGAATATCTCTTAATGACTATATAGATATGGCTTTAAAAGAAGCAAATACAGAAAAGAGACAGGCTATGTATGAAAAAATAACAGACTTTGTTGTAGACAATGCTATAAATATTCCAACTTATCAAGTATATTCCAGAAAAGCTATGAGAACATGGCTTAAGGGATGGTCAAGAAATCCAATGCAAGGAAATAATGAATACTTCTACCCAATGTACAAAGCTGAATAA
- a CDS encoding YqeG family HAD IIIA-type phosphatase translates to MSHTTGLFKYIPIPREHKPDIYSIDYKKMKKWGITTILFDYDFTVTVWKEKKITNKTLELFERLLDDGFKVAIVTNAKKERAIHIEERTKGKVRVFSNMKKPGIKKLKDVLNILNSQNSKTMMIGDLFITDVFAGNKLGLYTILINPYTYQIDSKFKKFMANFSKFVYFIFFYTIGWFFRLMDLAVPNEFKDNIFGIDYDHLKKTNHKLIIFDFDNTLVAWHSKNLNSKSKDLFAKLKGMGFEILIATNGRDSRFDSVKSEISEFDIKIQTLSLKPFNFKLKKKVKLLGYKPRECVLIGDQLFTDITAGNSSGFYTIKVNPISKKEGKWTKFIRNFEKLSIKMMRKKPTLFKGEDEI, encoded by the coding sequence TTGAGCCACACAACGGGGTTGTTTAAATATATACCAATACCTCGAGAGCATAAACCAGATATATATTCAATAGATTATAAAAAAATGAAAAAATGGGGTATAACTACTATTTTATTCGATTATGATTTTACAGTAACTGTATGGAAAGAAAAAAAAATCACGAATAAGACGCTCGAACTTTTCGAGCGTCTTTTAGATGATGGTTTTAAAGTAGCAATTGTTACAAATGCAAAAAAAGAACGGGCTATACATATTGAAGAAAGAACAAAAGGCAAAGTTAGAGTTTTTTCAAATATGAAAAAACCCGGCATAAAAAAACTCAAAGATGTTCTAAATATTTTAAATTCACAAAACTCCAAAACAATGATGATCGGAGATCTATTTATAACTGATGTCTTCGCTGGTAATAAACTTGGTTTATATACTATTCTTATAAATCCATATACTTACCAGATAGACAGTAAATTTAAAAAATTCATGGCAAATTTTTCAAAATTTGTATATTTCATATTCTTTTATACGATAGGGTGGTTTTTTAGATTGATGGATTTAGCTGTACCTAATGAATTTAAAGATAATATTTTTGGAATCGATTATGATCATTTAAAAAAGACAAATCATAAACTTATAATTTTTGATTTTGATAACACTTTAGTTGCTTGGCATTCAAAAAACTTAAATTCAAAATCAAAAGATTTATTTGCTAAACTAAAAGGAATGGGGTTTGAAATCCTTATAGCTACAAATGGAAGGGATAGTAGATTTGATTCTGTTAAATCTGAAATATCTGAATTTGATATAAAAATTCAAACTCTTTCTTTAAAGCCTTTTAATTTTAAACTCAAAAAAAAGGTCAAATTACTTGGATATAAACCAAGAGAATGTGTTTTGATTGGAGACCAACTTTTTACTGATATTACAGCAGGTAATTCATCAGGATTTTATACCATAAAAGTAAATCCAATAAGTAAAAAAGAAGGTAAATGGACAAAATTTATAAGAAATTTTGAAAAATTGAGCATAAAAATGATGCGAAAAAAACCAACTCTTTTTAAAGGAGAGGATGAAATATGA
- a CDS encoding PhoH family protein, which produces MKKNYVLDTNVLIHDPESIYKFEDNNVIIPFPVLEEIDGLKNRNDKVAKSAREVNRILDNIRKEGNLQKGIKLKNGGILKILALTSKDLKASIPDFLGNSKDDFIIYYALNLKNSIKDIETIFVSKDLNLRIKSESIGIKSEDYLNDKIDMKFMYDGYISKKDLDLNSDTFNLSQASLNKDEIYPNIYLETQNNNYKLNAEKSNFEKINITFNTEILNIKPRNIEQLFALDALLDDSIPFVTLIGMAGTGKTLLALAAGIFMTLELKKYSKLLISKPVIPMGKDIGYLPGSIEEKMKPWLQPIYDNMDYLFSGKGKSPEEYLTKKQLIEIEVLSYIRGRSIPNQYIIIDEAQNLTPAEVKTILTRVGENTKIVLTGDPYQIDNPYLDESSNGLVYAASKFKYIDISSNIIMKKGERSKLASYSAKIL; this is translated from the coding sequence ATGAAAAAGAACTATGTATTAGATACTAATGTTTTAATTCATGATCCAGAATCTATTTACAAGTTTGAAGATAATAATGTTATAATTCCTTTTCCTGTACTCGAAGAAATCGATGGATTAAAAAATCGAAATGATAAAGTAGCAAAATCTGCAAGAGAGGTTAATAGAATCTTAGATAATATTAGAAAAGAAGGCAATTTACAAAAAGGTATTAAACTAAAAAATGGTGGAATTTTAAAGATTCTGGCTCTCACTTCTAAAGATTTAAAAGCAAGTATACCTGATTTTTTAGGAAATTCAAAAGATGATTTTATAATATATTATGCTTTAAATTTAAAAAATTCTATTAAAGATATTGAAACTATTTTTGTGAGTAAAGATTTAAATTTAAGAATTAAATCAGAATCCATTGGAATAAAAAGCGAAGATTATTTAAATGATAAAATTGATATGAAATTTATGTATGATGGATATATTTCTAAGAAAGATTTGGATTTAAATTCTGATACATTTAATTTATCTCAAGCATCTTTGAACAAAGATGAAATATATCCCAATATTTATTTAGAAACTCAAAATAATAATTACAAATTAAATGCTGAAAAAAGTAATTTTGAAAAAATAAATATAACTTTTAATACCGAAATTTTAAACATTAAACCAAGAAATATAGAACAGTTATTTGCTTTAGATGCTTTATTAGATGATTCTATTCCTTTTGTAACATTAATAGGCATGGCTGGTACTGGAAAAACACTTCTGGCACTTGCTGCAGGAATCTTTATGACTTTAGAATTAAAAAAATATAGCAAATTATTGATCTCAAAACCTGTAATACCCATGGGGAAAGATATAGGTTATTTACCTGGAAGCATAGAAGAAAAAATGAAACCTTGGTTACAACCAATTTATGATAATATGGATTATCTTTTTTCTGGAAAAGGAAAATCTCCAGAAGAATATTTAACAAAAAAACAGCTAATAGAAATAGAAGTTTTGTCATATATAAGAGGTCGTTCTATACCAAATCAATATATCATAATAGACGAAGCTCAAAATTTAACTCCAGCAGAAGTAAAAACCATTTTAACGAGAGTCGGCGAAAATACAAAAATAGTTCTTACAGGAGACCCTTATCAAATAGATAATCCTTATCTTGATGAATCTTCTAATGGATTAGTTTATGCAGCTTCTAAATTTAAATATATAGATATTTCAAGTAATATAATAATGAAAAAAGGAGAAAGATCTAAATTAGCTTCTTATTCTGCAAAAATTTTATAA
- a CDS encoding DUF5693 family protein, protein MNKKFKRYVFIFTSFIVSWFVIYSTYFDMKNISKYTFLPNLNELKQITIEDYNFYEFKNTAILKNASKNPIKTLEKISNSFQKILIIEFSDFDKQFTNIKDDIKKTNLDKINYSHFIKYDEIEKYDDGIIIQRFIRALKERKINYFIFPNHPRTETIKKELISKLGEPSNITSIKTYTPNKYFKFLSFGTIIIIMSLYLPLSTPIYIILYIFFHNWSFAFAGIIFSIIIYYKISNKNLIKILPYSVVWGILIYMSGYDPYFIFKLNNIRGIKLLLLTLPFLIFIKNIKNISFDKLKKSDIILLLLIFFSGIIYLLRSSNFGFVMNTERKIRDFLEKTLIARPRTKEFISYFFFFAPSIKGREIVWELSRSLLIVSVIDTFLHIHTPVYLGIIRTFNGFFISVLILTIFNALNQAKKKI, encoded by the coding sequence ATGAATAAAAAATTTAAACGCTATGTTTTTATATTTACATCTTTTATTGTTTCATGGTTTGTAATTTATTCTACTTATTTTGATATGAAAAATATATCAAAATATACTTTTTTGCCCAATCTAAACGAACTTAAACAAATTACAATAGAAGATTATAATTTTTATGAGTTCAAAAATACCGCTATTCTCAAAAATGCGTCTAAAAATCCTATAAAAACACTAGAAAAAATTTCAAATTCATTTCAAAAAATTCTTATAATAGAATTTTCTGATTTTGATAAACAATTTACAAATATAAAAGATGATATAAAAAAAACAAATTTAGATAAAATTAATTATTCTCATTTTATAAAATATGATGAAATAGAAAAATATGATGATGGAATAATTATTCAAAGATTTATAAGAGCTTTAAAAGAAAGAAAAATTAATTATTTTATTTTTCCAAATCATCCTCGAACAGAAACTATAAAAAAAGAATTAATAAGCAAATTAGGCGAGCCATCGAATATCACCTCTATTAAAACTTATACACCTAATAAATATTTTAAATTTTTATCTTTTGGAACTATCATAATCATAATGAGCCTTTATTTACCATTATCAACACCTATATATATTATATTGTACATTTTTTTTCATAATTGGTCTTTTGCATTTGCTGGAATTATATTTTCTATAATCATATATTACAAAATATCTAATAAAAATTTAATAAAAATCCTACCTTATTCTGTTGTTTGGGGAATATTGATCTATATGAGTGGCTATGATCCTTACTTTATTTTTAAATTGAATAATATAAGAGGCATTAAATTATTATTGTTAACACTACCTTTTCTAATTTTTATAAAAAATATAAAAAATATTTCATTTGATAAATTAAAAAAAAGTGATATAATTTTATTGTTATTAATATTTTTTTCTGGAATAATATATTTATTAAGAAGTTCTAATTTTGGTTTTGTGATGAATACTGAAAGAAAGATAAGAGATTTTTTAGAAAAAACGTTGATTGCAAGGCCAAGAACTAAAGAGTTCATATCTTATTTTTTCTTTTTTGCTCCTTCAATAAAAGGAAGAGAAATAGTCTGGGAACTATCAAGATCTTTATTGATTGTTTCTGTCATAGACACTTTTTTGCATATTCATACTCCAGTATATCTAGGAATAATAAGAACTTTTAATGGTTTTTTTATTTCTGTATTAATCTTAACCATATTCAATGCATTAAACCAGGCTAAAAAGAAAATTTAG
- a CDS encoding RluA family pseudouridine synthase: MKKQIIVDENNYYKRLDKLLRFNFPKIKLGSIFKSIRKGHVYVNGKKIKKNDFNISIGDSVEIEIIDDKNMIRPLKPSMKARPLDFEIIYENDDFLVINKPSKVSMHPGQGEQMVTIIEGVKYHANDSYDPHLVHRLDKLTSGVLIIAKNKNTSRLLSEIIQSRKAKKYYLTLLKGTLKNKSGELKSLVDSKEAHSEYSVLKEYETNLGFFSLVKVLIHTGRKHQIRVQFSEIGNPVLGDDHYGDRALNREVKNNYGLRRFFLHAYNLKFNFKNKDYDLTAELDKDLKKVLSRIEENSIK, encoded by the coding sequence ATGAAAAAACAAATTATTGTCGATGAAAATAATTACTATAAGAGATTAGATAAGCTGTTAAGGTTTAATTTTCCAAAAATAAAATTAGGTTCAATTTTCAAGTCTATAAGAAAAGGTCATGTTTATGTAAATGGTAAGAAAATTAAAAAAAATGATTTTAACATTTCCATAGGAGATTCTGTTGAAATAGAAATTATTGATGATAAAAATATGATCAGGCCTTTAAAACCTTCAATGAAAGCAAGACCTTTAGATTTTGAAATAATATATGAAAATGACGATTTTTTAGTTATAAATAAACCTTCTAAAGTTTCAATGCATCCTGGACAAGGAGAACAAATGGTTACAATAATAGAAGGAGTCAAATATCATGCAAACGATTCTTATGATCCTCATTTAGTTCATAGATTAGATAAATTAACTTCTGGAGTCTTAATAATAGCTAAAAATAAAAATACTTCAAGATTATTATCTGAAATAATTCAATCAAGGAAAGCTAAAAAATATTATTTAACTCTTTTAAAAGGCACTTTAAAAAATAAATCAGGAGAATTAAAAAGTTTAGTTGATTCCAAAGAAGCTCATTCAGAATACTCTGTTTTAAAAGAATATGAAACAAATTTAGGATTTTTTTCTCTTGTAAAAGTTTTAATACATACGGGTCGAAAGCATCAAATAAGAGTTCAATTTTCTGAAATAGGTAATCCAGTACTTGGAGATGATCATTATGGAGATAGAGCTTTAAATAGAGAAGTTAAAAACAATTATGGATTAAGAAGGTTTTTTTTACATGCCTATAATTTAAAATTCAATTTTAAAAATAAAGATTATGATTTAACAGCAGAACTCGATAAAGATTTAAAAAAGGTTTTATCCAGAATCGAAGAAAATTCTATAAAATAA
- a CDS encoding ABC transporter ATP-binding protein, whose protein sequence is MIDNKEPLLSIKGLKTYFKTEDGVVKAVNGMDFDLFPGETLAIVGESGSGKSVTSLSLMDLLDENGFIPEGEMIFKGKNLKDLSKSEYRKIKGNEIAMIFQEPMTALNPVFTIGEQIGEMIRLHMNLSEKDAKKRSIELLQKVGIPEPSKRIDQYPHELSGGMRQRAMIAMALSCDPDILIADEPTTALDVTIQAQILELMKQLQKDYGMAIIFITHDLGVVAEMADRAIVMYGGEVFEKGDIVSIFKHPKNPYTWGLMNSIPRIDLDKERLWAIPGAVPNPLNFPKGCKFSNRCFLANEKCVNEHPELAKIEGEHLSRCWRIEELEKEISKVKGGENNG, encoded by the coding sequence ATGATAGATAATAAAGAACCTTTATTGAGTATAAAAGGTTTAAAAACATATTTCAAGACAGAAGATGGTGTAGTTAAAGCAGTTAATGGAATGGATTTTGATTTATTTCCAGGTGAAACATTGGCAATTGTTGGTGAATCTGGATCTGGTAAATCTGTTACTTCATTATCTTTAATGGATCTTCTCGATGAAAATGGATTTATACCAGAAGGAGAAATGATTTTTAAAGGTAAAAATTTAAAAGATCTTTCTAAAAGTGAATACAGGAAAATAAAAGGAAATGAAATAGCGATGATATTTCAAGAACCTATGACAGCTTTAAATCCAGTTTTTACAATTGGAGAACAAATAGGTGAAATGATAAGATTACACATGAATTTATCTGAAAAAGACGCAAAAAAAAGATCTATAGAATTATTACAAAAAGTAGGAATACCTGAACCTTCTAAAAGAATAGATCAATATCCTCATGAATTATCTGGAGGAATGAGGCAAAGAGCTATGATAGCAATGGCTTTATCTTGTGACCCTGATATATTGATAGCTGATGAACCAACTACTGCTTTAGATGTTACTATACAAGCACAGATATTAGAGTTGATGAAGCAGTTACAAAAAGATTATGGAATGGCTATTATATTTATCACTCATGATTTAGGGGTAGTAGCTGAAATGGCCGATAGAGCAATAGTCATGTATGGTGGAGAAGTATTTGAAAAAGGTGATATTGTAAGTATATTTAAACATCCTAAAAATCCATATACTTGGGGTCTTATGAATTCAATACCAAGAATTGATTTAGATAAAGAAAGACTTTGGGCAATACCTGGAGCTGTTCCAAATCCATTGAATTTTCCTAAAGGATGTAAATTTTCCAATAGATGTTTTTTAGCTAATGAAAAATGTGTTAATGAACATCCAGAACTTGCAAAAATAGAAGGTGAACATCTTTCAAGATGTTGGAGAATAGAAGAATTAGAAAAAGAAATATCTAAAGTAAAGGGTGGTGAAAACAATGGATAA
- a CDS encoding pyridoxal phosphate-dependent aminotransferase, whose amino-acid sequence MNFSKRVLNMQESPIRKLIPYSDEAKQKGKKVYHLNIGQPDLKTPEAFFDAIKDKTEKNDIVSYSHSAGLMELREAFSDYYKKWNIPLEKEEIIITTGGSEAIIFALGSVADPGDEIIVIEPFYANYRGFSEMLNLKLVPVRATPETGYAVPNKEMFENVITKNTKAIIFSNPSNPTGAVYTKEEISIINEIAKEHDLYIISDEVYKEFTFDGKKHISIMNFDDYDKYIIVDSISKRYSACGARIGVFATKNKKLYSQAMKFAQSRLCSPLIAQYGTIGLLKNVNDKYMEDMINEYTQRRDIVYEELSKIEGAVFKKPHGSFYVSVELPIDDSEKFIKWMLKDFDIDGETVMVAPLDGFYNTEGAGKKEIRIAYVLEKEKLKKACYILKEGVNEYNKIYVK is encoded by the coding sequence ATGAATTTTTCAAAGAGAGTATTAAATATGCAGGAATCTCCAATTAGAAAATTAATACCGTATTCAGATGAAGCAAAACAAAAAGGAAAAAAAGTTTATCATCTCAATATAGGTCAACCTGATTTAAAAACACCTGAGGCTTTTTTTGATGCAATAAAAGATAAAACTGAAAAAAATGATATTGTTTCATATTCTCATTCAGCAGGTTTAATGGAGCTAAGAGAAGCTTTTTCTGATTATTACAAGAAATGGAATATACCTTTAGAAAAAGAAGAAATAATAATAACTACGGGTGGAAGTGAAGCAATAATTTTTGCACTTGGAAGTGTTGCAGACCCTGGAGATGAAATAATAGTAATAGAACCTTTTTATGCAAATTATAGAGGTTTTTCAGAAATGTTAAATCTTAAACTTGTGCCAGTAAGGGCAACTCCAGAAACGGGATATGCTGTTCCTAATAAAGAAATGTTTGAAAATGTAATAACTAAAAATACTAAAGCTATAATATTTTCAAATCCATCAAATCCAACTGGAGCTGTTTATACTAAAGAAGAGATTTCTATTATTAATGAAATTGCAAAGGAACATGATTTATATATAATATCTGATGAAGTTTATAAAGAATTTACATTTGATGGAAAAAAACATATTTCTATAATGAATTTTGATGATTATGACAAATATATAATTGTAGATAGCATATCAAAAAGATATTCTGCTTGTGGAGCAAGAATAGGTGTTTTTGCAACTAAAAATAAAAAACTTTATTCACAAGCTATGAAATTTGCACAATCTAGGTTATGTTCACCTTTAATTGCTCAGTATGGTACAATAGGATTATTAAAAAATGTAAATGATAAATATATGGAAGATATGATAAATGAATATACGCAAAGAAGAGATATAGTTTATGAAGAACTCTCAAAAATAGAAGGTGCAGTTTTTAAGAAACCTCATGGTTCTTTTTATGTATCAGTTGAATTACCTATAGACGATTCTGAAAAATTTATAAAATGGATGTTAAAAGATTTTGATATAGATGGAGAAACTGTTATGGTTGCTCCTTTAGATGGATTTTATAATACTGAAGGAGCAGGAAAAAAAGAAATAAGAATAGCATATGTTCTTGAAAAAGAAAAGTTAAAAAAAGCATGTTATATATTAAAAGAAGGAGTAAATGAATATAATAAAATATATGTAAAATAA
- a CDS encoding DUF4911 domain-containing protein: protein MHKNINEDDNFQEYDIFIDVDKNDIHLITYLLEAEPHMMNIRNRQENGYLKIIVPSYFLNDSLTLIDSLKTQAFHMEVVKVEPHNGVV from the coding sequence ATGCATAAAAATATTAATGAAGATGATAATTTTCAAGAATATGATATATTTATAGATGTGGATAAAAATGATATCCATTTAATAACTTATCTTCTTGAAGCGGAACCACATATGATGAATATAAGGAATAGGCAAGAAAATGGATATTTAAAAATAATAGTTCCTTCATATTTTTTGAACGATTCTTTAACCCTTATAGACTCTCTTAAAACTCAAGCCTTTCACATGGAGGTTGTTAAAGTTGAGCCACACAACGGGGTTGTTTAA
- a CDS encoding ABC transporter permease has translation MTSYIIRRILMLPIIMLGVTLIVFSMMQLLGEDKLVAAYIPQSQLDRLNDEQIDNIKEKYGLNDPLAIRYVKWLGNTLKGDLGWSIVGKQPTRSAILSRIPYTIELALYAIIPIIFVGIWLGVKAAVKHNSFTDNFIRIFALVGWSLPDFVFGLIILMVFYGVLGWFPPGNLSQWADEVIKSDSFKNVTNLISIDALINGRFDIFVDALRHIIAPVITLAYLWWAFLLRITRSAMLEVLKKDYIRTARAKGLSEKVVINKHAKRNALIPVTTVAGSMVIGLFIGTVFVETIFNRTGLGKFVADAATQLDYSSIMGSLLFYSLILVVGNLIIDILYAVIDPRIRLE, from the coding sequence TTGACATCCTATATCATAAGAAGAATTTTGATGCTTCCTATAATAATGTTGGGGGTAACTTTGATTGTTTTTTCTATGATGCAATTATTGGGAGAGGATAAATTAGTTGCAGCATATATACCTCAATCCCAACTTGATAGATTAAATGATGAACAAATTGATAATATAAAAGAAAAATATGGTCTAAATGATCCTTTAGCAATAAGATATGTAAAATGGCTTGGAAATACTTTAAAAGGAGATCTTGGATGGTCTATTGTTGGTAAACAACCAACTAGAAGTGCTATATTATCAAGAATTCCTTATACAATTGAATTAGCTTTATATGCAATTATACCTATAATTTTTGTAGGAATATGGCTTGGAGTTAAAGCTGCTGTAAAACATAATTCTTTTACAGATAATTTTATAAGAATATTTGCATTAGTTGGATGGTCATTACCAGATTTTGTATTTGGACTCATAATATTGATGGTATTTTATGGGGTATTGGGTTGGTTTCCACCAGGAAATCTAAGTCAATGGGCTGATGAAGTTATAAAATCAGACTCATTTAAAAATGTAACAAATTTAATATCTATAGATGCATTAATAAATGGAAGATTTGATATATTTGTTGATGCTTTAAGACATATAATTGCTCCTGTTATAACTCTTGCATATCTTTGGTGGGCATTTTTACTTAGAATAACTAGATCTGCTATGCTTGAAGTTCTAAAAAAAGATTATATAAGAACTGCAAGGGCAAAAGGGTTATCTGAGAAGGTTGTTATAAACAAACATGCTAAAAGAAATGCATTAATTCCAGTTACAACAGTAGCTGGGTCGATGGTAATAGGATTATTTATAGGTACAGTGTTTGTTGAAACCATTTTTAACAGAACAGGTCTTGGAAAGTTTGTTGCCGATGCGGCTACCCAATTAGATTATTCATCTATAATGGGAAGTCTATTATTTTATTCTTTAATTCTTGTAGTTGGAAATCTTATAATAGATATATTATATGCCGTTATAGATCCAAGAATTAGACTCGAGTGA
- a CDS encoding ATP-binding protein, with amino-acid sequence MDLSLDFKSKQDININLKKLKKNISNISHNVYFILDLTLNELGSNTFKHGFDGKARLVCEGNRYLLEFENVGEKIPDNFLKFEDGDFQINNCLKNGNGLGLFIIKNLVDNFEYEHKDGKNYIRVLIKEESYK; translated from the coding sequence ATGGATTTATCATTAGATTTTAAATCAAAGCAAGATATCAATATTAATTTGAAAAAATTAAAAAAAAACATATCAAATATTTCTCATAATGTTTATTTTATATTAGATTTAACTCTTAATGAACTCGGAAGTAATACCTTCAAACATGGTTTTGATGGTAAAGCACGATTAGTATGTGAGGGAAATAGATATTTGCTTGAGTTTGAAAATGTTGGAGAAAAAATTCCAGATAATTTTTTAAAATTTGAAGATGGCGATTTTCAAATAAACAATTGTTTAAAAAATGGTAATGGTTTAGGGTTATTTATAATAAAAAATTTAGTGGATAATTTTGAATATGAACATAAAGATGGTAAAAATTATATAAGAGTATTAATAAAAGAAGAATCATATAAATAA